In one window of Gossypium hirsutum isolate 1008001.06 chromosome A01, Gossypium_hirsutum_v2.1, whole genome shotgun sequence DNA:
- the LOC107961274 gene encoding protein SODIUM POTASSIUM ROOT DEFECTIVE 2 — MKGMNILCASQASTAICLSIDQVSATASGQNPTTAAAAKRFTKTLPCTAHPPPINPLPYHLLKNHEKWCSNNTVSVSANDLKKKKSSLKAMDIITRKSISSNIKDAAADAGNNKILSMKQDQPIVSKPSVHQVVVLKVSLHCKGCEGKVRKHLSKMKGVTSFNIDFEAKKMTIVGEVTPLQVLASVSKVKSAQFWTSDISAAPTTKN, encoded by the exons atgaaaggaatGAATATATTGTGTGCATCCCAAGCTTCAACAGCCATATGTTTAAGCATAGACCAAGTCTCAGCCACCGCCAGTGGCCAAAACCCCACCACCGCCGCCGCCGCCAAAAGATTCACCAAAACCCTGCCTTGCACCGCTCACCCGCCGCCAATCAATCCTTTGCCTTATCATTTGCTTAAGAACCATGAGAAATGGTGTTCAAATAATACAGTTTCAGTTTCAGCTAAtgatttgaagaagaagaagagttcATTGAAGGCAATGGATATTATTACAAGGAAAAGCATTTCTTCTAACATTAAAGATGCTGCTGCAGATGCGGGTAATAACAAGATTCTGTCTATGAAACAAGATCAACCCATCGTTTCAAAACCCTCTGTACACCAG gTTGTGGTTCTAAAGGTGTCATTACACTGCAAAGGTTGTGAAGGAAAAGTGAGGAAACATTTGTCCAAAATGAAAG GTGTGACATCCTTTAACATAGATTTTGAAGCAAAGAAGATGACAATTGTTGGAGAGGTGACACCATTACAAGTCTTGGCCAGTGTTTCAAAGGTTAAGTCTGCTCAATTTTGGACATCTGACATTTCTGCTGCTCCTACAACCAAGAATTGA